A single window of Pseudarthrobacter psychrotolerans DNA harbors:
- a CDS encoding response regulator transcription factor — MSEARVGLVIEDDQDIRELVRTVLTQAGFDVTVANSGAEGVKAARTLNPDVITLDLGLPDIDGFEVSRQIREFSDAYIVMLTARAEELDTLIGLESGADDYLTKPFRPRELRARIAAMMRRPRSLPDAGETAPVPDRPAEAVSASGNGQYSHNGLDLSYASRSVSVDGQELNLTRTEFELLYALLEAGRTVRTKSDLVRRLRDEDYDVGSYISEADERSVEVHMGNLRKKLGDSPQQPRWLQTVRGVGYRLAPVGR; from the coding sequence ATGAGTGAAGCGCGAGTGGGCCTGGTCATCGAGGATGATCAGGATATCCGGGAGTTGGTCCGCACGGTCCTGACCCAGGCAGGTTTTGACGTCACCGTTGCCAATAGCGGGGCCGAGGGCGTTAAGGCGGCCAGAACCTTGAATCCTGACGTCATAACGCTCGATCTGGGGTTGCCGGACATCGACGGTTTTGAGGTCTCCCGCCAGATCCGCGAGTTCTCGGACGCCTACATCGTGATGCTCACGGCGCGGGCTGAAGAACTTGATACTTTGATCGGTCTCGAGTCCGGGGCTGACGACTACCTCACCAAGCCTTTCCGCCCCCGGGAACTCCGCGCGCGGATCGCGGCGATGATGCGCCGCCCCCGGTCGCTTCCGGACGCGGGGGAGACCGCTCCCGTTCCTGATCGCCCGGCCGAAGCCGTTAGTGCCAGCGGAAACGGTCAGTACAGCCACAATGGGCTGGATCTGAGTTACGCCTCACGTTCGGTCAGTGTCGACGGGCAGGAGCTCAACCTGACCCGCACCGAGTTCGAACTGCTGTATGCCCTGCTCGAGGCGGGACGGACTGTCCGGACCAAATCGGATTTGGTGCGTCGGCTCCGGGACGAGGATTACGACGTCGGAAGTTACATCAGCGAAGCGGATGAGCGTTCGGTGGAGGTGCATATGGGCAACCTCCGGAAGAAACTCGGGGATTCACCGCAGCAACCCCGCTGGCTGCAGACTGTCCGCGGTGTGGGTTACCGGTTGGCACCCGTCGGACGCTGA
- a CDS encoding Hpt domain-containing protein gives MAPSDDAGRPLVDPSVLDRLRVELDDDEGYCNVFVGNFIDCLPLRIGRLRLALTTGDLNGAVDAILSLKTSSQMVGAERLAGLAMDLERSIREESPRAEPSMALPQLAVSYLRPINQCSRQTLHRLQAQRPTGANR, from the coding sequence ATGGCTCCATCCGACGACGCGGGGCGCCCCCTGGTAGATCCCTCCGTCCTTGACCGGCTGCGCGTAGAACTCGACGACGATGAAGGCTACTGCAACGTCTTCGTGGGAAATTTCATCGACTGCCTGCCGTTGCGGATCGGCAGGCTGCGGCTCGCTCTGACCACCGGAGACCTGAACGGTGCCGTGGATGCGATCCTGAGCCTCAAAACTTCGAGCCAGATGGTGGGCGCAGAACGGCTGGCGGGGCTGGCCATGGACCTTGAACGCTCCATCCGGGAAGAATCCCCGCGTGCGGAACCGTCCATGGCACTGCCGCAGCTGGCCGTCAGTTACCTCAGGCCGATCAACCAGTGCAGCCGTCAAACCCTGCACAGGCTCCAGGCTCAGCGTCCGACGGGTGCCAACCGGTAA
- a CDS encoding very short patch repair endonuclease, translating to MADRLTPEQRSWNMSRIRGKNTKPELLVRRLLHSKGYRYRLHGRAGNSRLPGRPDLVFAGRRKVIFINGCFWHFHDCRVGQHAPKTNATFWEAKRTRTKSRDADQCQQLKAAGWEVLTVWECELKDGSALEAHLVKFLDAPQTGAR from the coding sequence ATGGCGGACAGGCTCACTCCCGAGCAGCGCAGCTGGAACATGTCCCGCATCAGGGGCAAGAACACCAAGCCGGAACTGCTCGTGCGCCGCCTCCTCCATTCCAAGGGCTACCGCTACCGCCTGCACGGCAGGGCGGGCAACAGCCGCCTGCCAGGCCGCCCGGACCTGGTCTTCGCAGGCCGGCGAAAGGTAATCTTCATCAACGGCTGCTTCTGGCACTTCCACGACTGCCGGGTAGGCCAGCACGCCCCCAAAACGAACGCCACCTTTTGGGAGGCCAAGCGCACCCGCACCAAAAGCCGCGACGCCGACCAGTGCCAGCAGCTGAAAGCCGCCGGCTGGGAGGTGCTCACCGTGTGGGAGTGCGAATTGAAGGACGGCTCCGCCCTCGAAGCCCACCTGGTGAAGTTCCTCGACGCCCCACAGACAGGCGCCCGGTAA
- a CDS encoding pyridoxamine 5'-phosphate oxidase family protein, translated as MMFTHADGNPVLDLDDEQSWKLLEATRHGRLVVSVAGEPDIFPVNYLASDRKIYLRTAPGNKLAQLTINSRVLLETDGILSDEAWSVVLRGTARVLTNSTELAAVEELGLNSWVPTLKDFYVEIVPTSVSGRHFELGEQPEREI; from the coding sequence ATGATGTTTACCCACGCAGATGGCAACCCCGTTCTGGACCTCGACGACGAGCAGTCCTGGAAACTCCTGGAAGCTACCCGGCACGGCCGGCTGGTGGTCTCCGTTGCCGGCGAACCGGACATTTTTCCCGTCAACTACCTCGCCTCAGACCGGAAGATCTACCTCCGCACCGCGCCGGGCAACAAGCTGGCCCAGCTCACCATCAACTCCAGGGTGCTGCTTGAAACGGACGGCATCCTCTCGGATGAAGCCTGGTCCGTAGTGCTCCGTGGAACGGCGCGCGTCCTGACCAACTCAACGGAACTCGCCGCCGTCGAAGAGCTGGGCCTGAATTCCTGGGTGCCGACGCTGAAGGATTTCTACGTGGAGATCGTGCCAACGTCGGTCAGCGGCCGCCATTTCGAACTGGGCGAGCAGCCGGAGCGCGAAATCTAG
- a CDS encoding DUF6318 family protein, translated as MTSQITSTARRSRMHLVAAVAASALLLTGCNSGGDPNSGGTSSASPSASSTPSPSATPTATAVYKPAGATGRAQNVPVPVLPEAAKAETKEGLEAFVSYWYSTLSYAYETGDTKPLESASGPACGACAKVKTEVTEWHADGRWMAGGKMHVEGVHSDFVETSPAEYQAVVQVYQDTTDYYLADATLKGSVPRKPAIGDIVIALFDGSGWKAHTVEHLVK; from the coding sequence ATGACATCGCAAATTACTTCCACGGCCAGGCGTTCGCGCATGCACCTTGTTGCTGCTGTTGCCGCCTCTGCTTTGCTCTTGACCGGCTGCAACTCGGGTGGCGACCCCAATAGTGGTGGCACATCGTCTGCTTCGCCGTCCGCGAGTTCGACGCCCAGCCCCAGCGCCACCCCGACGGCGACGGCCGTCTATAAGCCGGCTGGCGCGACGGGCCGTGCCCAGAATGTCCCAGTGCCCGTGCTGCCTGAAGCGGCGAAGGCGGAGACGAAGGAGGGGCTCGAGGCGTTCGTTTCTTATTGGTACTCGACCTTGAGTTACGCCTACGAGACTGGAGATACCAAGCCGCTAGAGTCGGCTTCAGGGCCGGCCTGCGGTGCCTGTGCAAAAGTAAAGACAGAGGTCACGGAGTGGCACGCGGATGGGCGCTGGATGGCCGGCGGCAAGATGCACGTGGAAGGGGTTCACTCGGACTTTGTCGAGACCAGCCCAGCGGAATATCAAGCGGTGGTCCAGGTGTACCAAGATACGACTGACTATTACCTTGCGGATGCCACGCTCAAGGGAAGTGTGCCGAGAAAGCCAGCCATTGGTGACATCGTTATCGCCCTTTTCGACGGAAGTGGATGGAAAGCCCACACTGTCGAACATCTGGTGAAATAG
- a CDS encoding PKD domain-containing protein, whose translation MVNWYRSLKVLNVYTFFAGPTCIYDEKPVDVLEQIAAQIQQQFESLPINAGAVVAQPSPNTLRGAETNFYADASEQQFDVTMLGQKVHVVATPVQYTWNYGDGTVFGPQPSMGGPLPQDRWGEETRTSHVYADTGDFQVVLTTSFRGTYSVNNGPPLPIPSQGQFSAPPQTISVWRSITRNYADDCNQNPQGQGCPGVPSRR comes from the coding sequence GTGGTCAACTGGTATAGATCCCTCAAGGTCCTCAACGTCTATACTTTTTTCGCCGGACCAACCTGCATCTACGACGAAAAACCCGTCGACGTCCTGGAACAAATAGCCGCCCAGATCCAGCAGCAGTTCGAGAGCCTCCCGATCAACGCAGGAGCCGTCGTCGCTCAGCCCAGTCCCAATACACTCCGCGGCGCTGAGACAAACTTCTATGCCGACGCGTCCGAGCAACAGTTTGACGTGACGATGCTCGGGCAAAAGGTCCATGTTGTTGCCACGCCCGTCCAATACACCTGGAACTACGGCGACGGAACCGTTTTCGGCCCACAGCCTTCCATGGGTGGGCCGCTGCCACAGGACCGCTGGGGTGAAGAGACCCGAACAAGCCACGTCTACGCCGATACGGGCGACTTCCAGGTCGTCCTCACTACGTCCTTCCGGGGCACGTATTCCGTGAACAATGGACCGCCTCTGCCAATACCCAGCCAGGGCCAGTTCAGCGCACCACCGCAGACCATTAGCGTCTGGCGGTCCATCACCCGGAACTACGCCGACGACTGCAACCAGAACCCGCAGGGGCAAGGATGCCCCGGCGTCCCATCGCGCCGATAG
- a CDS encoding alkene reductase — protein MLFSPLTLGELELPNRLVMAPLTRLRSGEDGVPGPLVVEHYRQRASLGLIVSEGTYPSPAGRSYPGQPGLVTAEQIAAWKKVTDAVHAEGGRIFAQIMHGGRVSHADITGGHTIVGPSAVAIEGEVRTPSGKQAYPVPHALTIGELPVVMQEIVTGSINAIEAGFDGVELHSANGYLLHEFLAPNSNVRDDSYGGSPEKRARFVIETVNAVVVAVGSSRVGIRISPEHSVQGIAETDAADVRATYEVLVDSIAPLNLAYVSILHHEPASELVQDLRARFNGAFLVNSGFGTITTLEEATALVADGHADAVVVGRPAIANPDLARRWKESLPLNEPDASTFYADGSVGYTDYPAYSA, from the coding sequence ATGCTGTTTTCCCCCTTAACTCTTGGCGAGCTTGAACTGCCCAACCGCCTCGTGATGGCACCCCTTACCCGTCTCCGCTCAGGCGAGGACGGTGTTCCGGGTCCCTTGGTTGTGGAGCACTACCGACAGCGCGCATCCCTGGGACTCATCGTCAGCGAGGGCACTTACCCGAGCCCCGCCGGACGCTCCTACCCGGGGCAGCCCGGTCTCGTCACCGCAGAGCAGATTGCCGCCTGGAAAAAGGTCACCGACGCGGTGCACGCTGAAGGCGGCCGGATATTTGCCCAGATCATGCACGGCGGACGGGTTTCCCATGCGGACATCACGGGTGGCCACACCATCGTGGGCCCGAGTGCTGTCGCCATCGAGGGTGAGGTCCGCACCCCGTCCGGCAAGCAGGCGTACCCAGTCCCGCACGCGCTGACCATCGGTGAGCTGCCCGTCGTGATGCAGGAAATCGTCACCGGCTCGATCAACGCCATTGAAGCGGGATTCGACGGCGTGGAGCTGCACTCGGCCAACGGCTACCTTCTCCACGAATTCCTGGCCCCGAACTCCAATGTCCGCGACGACAGCTACGGCGGTTCGCCGGAAAAGCGGGCCCGCTTTGTGATCGAAACGGTCAACGCCGTGGTGGTTGCGGTGGGTTCGAGCCGCGTGGGTATCCGCATCTCGCCTGAGCACAGCGTCCAGGGCATCGCCGAAACGGATGCGGCCGATGTCCGCGCCACCTACGAGGTGCTGGTGGACAGCATTGCGCCGCTCAACCTCGCATACGTCAGCATCCTGCACCACGAGCCCGCCAGTGAACTGGTCCAGGATCTCCGGGCACGCTTCAACGGCGCGTTCCTGGTGAACTCCGGCTTCGGCACCATCACTACGCTGGAGGAAGCAACCGCGCTGGTGGCAGACGGCCATGCAGACGCTGTGGTGGTGGGACGCCCCGCCATTGCCAACCCGGACCTCGCGCGGCGCTGGAAGGAAAGCCTTCCGCTGAACGAACCGGACGCGTCCACGTTCTACGCGGACGGCTCCGTAGGCTACACGGACTACCCCGCGTATTCCGCTTAG
- a CDS encoding Tex family protein produces MTQLPHVPSAPTSASTPDSAIHAQIAAELGVKTWQVKAAVDLLDGGSTVPFIARYRKEATGTLDDTQLRELDERLRYLRELEDRRRAVLEAMAAQGQLTPELQAAILAADTKSRLEDIYLPFKSKRRTKAQIAREAGLEPLADALLKRPDLDPEREAARYLNAEHSFDDAAAALAGARSILVERVAQDPDLAATLRERLWTQGRMVSRVKKGKESEGQKFADYFDFAQAPTGMPSHRVLALLRGEKDGVLELDLAEADPNDDDALAAARSRYESAVARCLGVADRGRPADAWLIQTAQLAWRSRVLARLTADLRGRLFTAAEDEAVRVFAANLRDVLLAAPAGNRATLGLDPGLRTGVKVAVVDGTGKVVATDTVYPHAPARKWDEALATLVRLARKHNVELVAIGNGTASRETDKLAAELIKLLPAAEVKPQKLVVSEAGASVYSASALASAELPGMDVSLRGAVSIARRLQDPLAELVKIDPKSIGVGQYQHDVTAAKLDRSLDAVVEDCVNAVGVDVNTASPALLSRVAGVGPLLSENIVAYRNEHGPFAKRSELKKVPRLGAKAFEQCAGFLRITGGAEPLDASSVHPEAYPIARKILVAAGSAPASTLDPRAFVDGTFGLPTVQDILAELDKPGRDPRPAFAAATFSEGIEKISDLKPGMVLEGTVTNVAAFGAFVDVGVHQDGLVHVSALANRFVSDPREVVKSGQVVRVKVLEADPERKRISLTLRLDDEPSPSGGRAPGARSEGQRSEGTRSAAGRPEAGRSEGSRPENGRAAGGRPAGGRPAEGHRTGGRPANPQRDSSGRDSGGQRGSGAPSPGNKNASSSKPDPKSSSGRPPAPNPAPANTAMAEALRRAGLGK; encoded by the coding sequence GTGACCCAACTCCCGCACGTCCCGTCCGCCCCCACTTCTGCCTCAACTCCGGACAGCGCCATCCATGCCCAGATCGCCGCCGAGCTTGGTGTGAAGACCTGGCAGGTCAAGGCTGCAGTGGACCTGCTCGACGGCGGGTCCACCGTTCCGTTCATCGCCCGGTACCGCAAGGAAGCCACCGGGACGCTGGATGACACGCAGCTGCGTGAGCTCGACGAGCGCCTGCGCTACCTCCGCGAACTCGAGGACCGCCGTCGTGCCGTGCTCGAAGCGATGGCCGCGCAGGGGCAGCTGACTCCCGAGCTGCAGGCAGCGATCCTGGCCGCGGACACCAAGTCACGGTTGGAGGACATCTACCTTCCGTTCAAATCCAAGCGCCGCACCAAGGCCCAGATCGCCCGTGAAGCCGGGCTGGAGCCGCTCGCCGATGCGCTACTGAAGCGGCCCGACCTGGATCCGGAACGCGAGGCTGCCAGGTACCTGAACGCCGAACACTCCTTTGATGACGCGGCCGCCGCGCTCGCCGGCGCCCGTTCAATCCTGGTCGAGCGGGTTGCGCAGGATCCGGACCTCGCGGCAACCCTGCGCGAGCGGCTGTGGACGCAGGGGCGGATGGTGTCGCGGGTCAAGAAGGGCAAGGAGTCCGAGGGGCAGAAATTCGCCGACTACTTTGACTTCGCCCAGGCGCCCACCGGGATGCCGTCGCACCGAGTGCTTGCGCTGTTGCGTGGTGAGAAGGACGGCGTCCTGGAGCTGGATCTCGCCGAGGCGGATCCGAACGACGACGACGCCCTGGCCGCCGCGCGTTCCCGCTACGAATCCGCCGTGGCCAGGTGCCTCGGGGTCGCCGACCGTGGCCGTCCCGCCGACGCGTGGCTGATCCAGACCGCGCAGCTTGCCTGGCGTTCGCGGGTGTTGGCCCGGCTGACGGCCGACCTGAGGGGACGGCTGTTTACCGCCGCCGAGGACGAAGCTGTCCGCGTGTTCGCCGCGAACCTCCGCGACGTGCTCCTGGCCGCACCCGCCGGAAACCGCGCCACTCTTGGGCTGGACCCGGGACTGCGGACCGGCGTGAAGGTGGCTGTTGTGGACGGGACGGGCAAGGTGGTGGCCACCGATACGGTGTACCCGCACGCGCCTGCCCGGAAGTGGGACGAGGCCCTAGCCACCCTGGTGCGGCTCGCCCGGAAGCACAACGTTGAACTGGTGGCCATCGGAAACGGCACAGCGTCCCGGGAGACGGACAAGCTTGCCGCGGAACTGATCAAACTGCTGCCGGCCGCGGAGGTGAAACCGCAGAAACTGGTGGTCTCCGAGGCCGGCGCGTCGGTGTACTCCGCCTCGGCGCTGGCATCGGCGGAGCTGCCGGGCATGGACGTTTCCCTGCGCGGTGCCGTCTCCATTGCGCGGCGGCTCCAGGACCCGCTGGCTGAGCTGGTGAAGATCGATCCCAAGTCCATCGGCGTGGGGCAGTACCAGCACGATGTCACGGCGGCGAAGCTGGACCGCAGCCTGGACGCGGTGGTTGAGGACTGTGTGAATGCCGTGGGCGTTGACGTGAACACGGCGTCACCCGCGCTGCTGAGCCGGGTGGCCGGCGTCGGGCCTTTGCTGAGCGAGAATATTGTGGCGTACCGGAACGAACACGGGCCGTTTGCCAAGCGCAGCGAACTGAAGAAAGTACCCCGACTGGGCGCGAAGGCGTTTGAGCAGTGCGCAGGTTTCCTCCGGATCACCGGCGGGGCAGAACCGCTGGACGCATCGAGCGTGCACCCCGAGGCGTACCCGATTGCCAGGAAAATCCTGGTCGCCGCCGGCTCGGCGCCGGCGTCGACCCTTGATCCCCGCGCTTTCGTTGACGGAACCTTTGGCCTGCCCACGGTCCAGGACATCCTGGCGGAGCTGGACAAACCCGGCCGCGACCCACGACCCGCCTTTGCCGCGGCGACCTTCTCCGAAGGGATCGAGAAGATCTCCGACTTGAAGCCCGGCATGGTCCTTGAGGGGACGGTCACCAACGTGGCCGCGTTCGGCGCATTTGTGGACGTTGGAGTGCACCAGGACGGGCTGGTTCACGTGTCTGCGCTGGCCAACCGCTTTGTCTCCGATCCCCGCGAAGTGGTGAAGTCCGGGCAGGTTGTCCGGGTGAAGGTGCTGGAAGCCGATCCGGAGCGGAAACGGATTTCGCTCACTCTGAGGCTCGACGACGAACCGTCGCCTTCCGGTGGACGGGCGCCAGGCGCGCGCTCGGAAGGTCAGCGTTCGGAGGGTACTCGTTCGGCGGCTGGGCGACCGGAAGCCGGGCGTTCGGAAGGGAGCCGTCCTGAAAATGGTCGGGCAGCTGGGGGACGTCCAGCTGGAGGACGGCCAGCTGAGGGACACCGAACAGGGGGCCGTCCGGCAAATCCGCAGCGTGACTCCAGCGGGCGCGACTCGGGTGGGCAGCGCGGATCCGGGGCGCCGAGCCCGGGGAACAAGAACGCATCGTCGTCGAAGCCGGATCCGAAGTCTTCTAGCGGCCGGCCGCCGGCGCCGAATCCGGCGCCCGCAAACACCGCCATGGCCGAGGCTCTCCGCAGGGCTGGCCTCGGCAAATAG